From the Chryseobacterium sp. G0201 genome, the window GCTCCGCCAACATCACAGTGTACGCCGGGAAATGTTCTTTCTGTACCTACATGCACATGGGTAAGATCAAAATTTTCTCTGTGCTCATTTTCTGCCACAAAATGAATAACGGTTTGTGCTCTTCCGATATCATTTAAGCTTAATTCTTCCACATCATTGTGAAAATTCGGTGTAGCAGAAAAGTTTTTTGAATAAGAAGAAACTGTATCATAAATACCTAAAAATCTGATTTTTAAAACATCAACAACAATTCCTGCTTCCTGAAGTTTCAGTCCTAAATGTCCCCATTTCGGAAGTTCCTGACCTTCTACTCCAGTGCCGTCGCTGTCGGAAAGAACTGTCACAGTCATTCCTTCGCTTGAATAGGTTCTTGAGGTTGCTTTATATTTTGATTTTCCTATTTCATGAACGAAATTTCGAGCCGCCGCCGCACCACGACTAAAACCGAAAACATCAAAAGTAAGTACCGCAATCTTATCTGCTTTTTTGGCGTTTTTAATATTTTTTACTTTTTTCACGATCTCTTCGCAGCCTTTTCTTACCTTTCCGCGAATTCCGGTAGAGCCAGTTCCGAAGGCATAGCCCAACATTGAGTCTTTTTCTTTATCTTCCGTACCAATCCCTTCTATGTAAATGCCAAAATTTTTATCGTAATTATCCCACAAACGTGCTACATTACTCCAATCGTTATTGTAACTATTGTTATCGGTAGGATTTCCTCCTTTTTTCTTGTATGCATCAGTTTTTTCCCTTCTTTCGATGGTATTGGTTTTGTTATTCAGGGTTCCGTCAAAAAACATCCCGAGGGTAATGTCTAAGACCTCCTCTTTGGTTTCTGTTGGTGTATAATCTCCAAATTTATTATTGTGCATCTTTCTTATTTTAAAATTGATGAATAAGGATAAATTATTCTATTTTTCGAGATAATCTGATCTTTGCTTTGGTAATGGGAAGCTCCTGTTTTTCTGTTTTTAATGACAGAGATGCTTTGGTATTATCAGGATTAACTTTAATCACCAAATCTATCTTTTCATCTTTTCCCAGTTTTTGGAAGAGATCAAAAATTTCTTTTTCGTCAAAAGAATCTATCCAGACTGCGTATCTGTTTTTGCCTTTATCTCTCCAGTAAAAACCACAGAATTTTGGAACCGCTCTTTTTTGATACGTATCATTATGCAAACTTTCTGCGAAAAGATTTTCCTGTTCTCCGTTATAATTATTAAACCCGAAATCGATCCATTCTCCGCCTTCAGGAACTATGACCGAAGGTTTCCAATTAAATTTCTCTCTGTAAACTTCATAAACATCAGGATTTGGATAGCCTTGTTCTTTTATTTTTGCTCTTATTTCAGGTTTAAATGTTTCATAAGACGGATCATCCAACATTCTGTCTGCAAAACCTTCTTTCAACATATATTTTGCATTTTCGTATGCTTTTTCCTTTGTAATAATCGTATCATGAGCCTGAAAAGAACCAACTTCAGTCTGGTTTCCCGGTCCGTTGATCCATAAGACAACTTTTCCTTTTGGTGCCAAACCCACTATAAAATTGGTGTAGGTCGTTTTTTTATTATTATCCTGATCTATAAAACCTTTTTTAAACAGATCATTTATTTTTTCCTTATCTAAATCCCATTTTCCGGTGTAAAATTTTCTTTCAACTAAAGAATACCATGTAAATTCTAATTTGTGAGGGATTTCCATTAATCTGGTTTCTACACTCATCGTTCCGCCTTCATTTCCCCAACCTGTATTTTGAGTTCCCCAAATGGCATCAAAACCGTAGCTGAAATCATCAGCGATAATAGCTCCTTTATACACTTCCATCGGGTATTCCTGCGGCGCTGAGACGGTTCCCAACCAATTATATTTTTCTTCCATTCTTTTATTTTGACAACTTATTAACGAGAAACAGCATACAACAAAAAGAATCAGGAACTTGAATTTATTTGTTCCCATGTGACATTATCTTTTTATTGCTTGCCAAAACAAGGTTTCCTTTTTTAGCTTCGGTATTGATCTTTTGGGCAATTTTTTCAACCTTTTTACCAACACTCAGATGGTAAGAATCATTTACCTTAATCAATATATTTTTTGCGGTTTTTCTTATTGCCATGATTAGAAAAGTTTTGATTTTTCGGCACTGTTGAATTCTACAATTTTTCCACTCTGCATGGTCATATTTTCTTTTTCGCTGAACATTGCAATCTCTCCTGCAATTTCATTGGAAGTTTCAGATTGTCTTCTGAATTCCTTTTCTACCATCTCCGTTCTTGTATCCGAAGATTCTTTGATGTCGCCTGTTGCCGTGATCATAATATCTGTTCCGGCAGTGGCAACAATATTTTCATTGGCTGAACTTGTAATGCTTTCTCCTGCATCAATTGAAATTTCTTTTCCTGCAGTGATGCTGATATTTTCCCCAGCTTTTAAGGTGAAATTTTTAGGTGCGTTAACAGAAATATTGCCTTTACCATCCATAAAGAAATAATTTCCGCTTGGATCGATGATATTTACACTTCCCTCTTCGTCATTCATTAAAATTCTGATTCCGCTTCTGGTTTGAATTGATTTTAAATGATTGTTAACTCCGCCACCTAATCCAACCGCTCCATGAAACATTCCGCCCATTACGAAAGGTCTGTCGGGATGATTGTGAACAAAATTCACCATCACCTGATCTCCAACTTCCGGAATAGCAACATATCCTCTGTTTTGAGTGATTTCGTCTGTTCCACCTGCGTCAGGGCTCATCATTCTGATAAAATGAGTGGTTTCGCTCGTCTGCCAGTCAAATCTCACCTGAATTCTACCCTGTCCTTCCGGATCAGCATTTGAAATTACGGTTGCAATTTGCGGTTCAGCTTTGGGAGCCGTAAATTCTGGCTTAGGTAAAAATCCTGTATCAGAAGAGATTCCTTTAAAACTTCCTTTATAATGTCCTAAAGTATCAATTTCATGTTCAGCTTCCGTGACCATAATTTTAGTGAAATAAGAGCTTTCATTAGTATCAACTTTTCTCATCTGAACATCAACCACACAACCCGGATGTAAAAACGGAACCGTGGTAGATCCTGATAAATTAAAAACATTCACCGCTTCACTTCCTGCCGTACTTTTCTGAGAATATTCCACATCAAGATGTGTCGTTGCTTTCACAGGCGCCACACGTAAAGAAGGTGTTTTAAAGATCTTATCGTTGTGTTCGTAAGCCGTTTTTGCCAAATCTCCTACATGCTGAATCGGTGTTGCTCCTGAAGTCAGTTTTTCATGCTTATTGCTGTTATAGCCGTAAAATTGAGGCTTGGTATGCACCGCTTTCAATTCAACTTTAATATCATTGGCGCTGCTTCCGTAGACAATTTTGATAGGTTTGTTCTGAGGAGGAAGTTTTCCAAAATGTAAAACCTCACCGTCATAATAAAATTGTTCGCCATATGCTTCCGCCATTCTCGCCAAATAATTGTAATGCGTTTCGTCGTATTGACTGCTGTAGATAATTTGAGAATAATCATTGGTATCAATTCTGATATCAAAACGACTTTTATCGATTCCCTGTTTGATTACTTCTTCAGCAATGATACCCATATTTACAGGTTTATCACCTCCAAAACTTTGAATATGAGGAGCTCCATCCAATAAAACTGTAGGGCTGTAACCTGATAAAACAATATTACCCAGACTCATCTTTTCCTGACTGAATCCTACTCCGGTAATTACTCCCACGAATGTTCTTTCTGGGCTTTTATCAATGTCTTTATAAGAAATAACGGCTGTTAAACGTTTTCCTAAAAATTTATTGGCTTCTTCTAAAGTATGTGTCTGGCGGTCTCCCAAAGTATCGTGAGCCAACGTAAGTGTAAACTCATGATGACGCTGAGCACTTTGCTTTAAATTAAAATGCTTGTAATACTTTATCACTTTACCCTCGATTACTAAAGATAATTTGACCAAACGGTTGATCCCCGTGTGATGATTTTCAGAGACTCCATCTGCATTTTGGGAAGGACGAAACGAATTGCCTCGCGCCTGTTCAGGTGTGGTAGACATATTTTGTGATTGTGATGTTTATAAATTTATAAAAATTATTCAAACAAAGAAAATTTATAAAGAACAAATTATGTTTTTACTTTATAAAATAAACTTCTACTACAGGTAAAAAAAGACCGTCTTGAGGGACAGTCTTCTATAAGTGTTGCTTACTCCTTGAGACCTAGCTAGATGGCCAAAGTCCTTCGTAAGCAGAATTTCCGTAATTGATTTTTTCTGCGCTTATCACGAAACTGATCAGCATACTGTTTTCGTCTACAGCATCAAAGTCTACTTCATGCTGGATAACGTAACCGTTTTCCCAGTTTAAAGTGATCAAAGTACCTTCTTCATGAGATTTGTTGAAAGTAACTTCTCCGCTTGTCGGCTTGTATTTACCGTTCAGTAAGCTTTCCAGAATGTCTGATTTTTCTGTAGCTTCGATCGTTAACTTGATAATTGCGTTAGATGGGTCTGATGCTACGCGTCCTGAAACGTCTGTAGATCTTGCGACACTATAATTAAGTCTTAATAGTTTTTGACCCTCGCTTCCGTTGAATTTTAAGATTCCTCTTGAATTTGCTGCCATATCTGTAAATTTTAATCAATAAAGATTTTATGATTTTTTATTTTTGGTATAACAAAGATATATTTCAGATTTTAATTCAGAAAGCTTTTACCGTGTAGATTCATATTTTGTAGTAATTCTACGATTATTTTTCGCTTTTATATGAATTAAGATTAAAAACTTACAAATCAATCAAGACAACGTTAACTTAAAAATTTTCCAAAAAAAAGACCGCAAATATGCAGTCTCTTTTTTATGTTTTAAATTTAATTATTGCCCCGTTAATTCTTTTATTCTCTCCTGCATCAGTTGAGGATCTTTCATAGCATCCCAACCTAGTGTAGAGATCACCACGATCAAATAAGCGATGTATAAAACACTTAATACAAGACCAATGATACATAATATTCTACCTGTATTCAAATTGCTGTAATCCGAATAAAGATCAGGATTTTGCTTGTACAATTCATTATCTTTTTTGTAAAGATACAATCCGATAATACCTGTGATAATACCTACTACTCCGTAGCAACAACATCCGATAATAGATACGATTCCTAATACGAGCACAGCCGTAGCGTTGGGTAATTTTTGTTGATTCATAGTTATAATTTTAATGTTTTAGTGCAAATTAAGATAAAAATGTTTGTAAAAGTAAGCAATTACCATTATAATTGAATTAATAATCGCCATTATAATTAAAACATTTCCGTAA encodes:
- a CDS encoding T6SS phospholipase effector Tle1-like catalytic domain-containing protein, producing MHNNKFGDYTPTETKEEVLDITLGMFFDGTLNNKTNTIERREKTDAYKKKGGNPTDNNSYNNDWSNVARLWDNYDKNFGIYIEGIGTEDKEKDSMLGYAFGTGSTGIRGKVRKGCEEIVKKVKNIKNAKKADKIAVLTFDVFGFSRGAAAARNFVHEIGKSKYKATSRTYSSEGMTVTVLSDSDGTGVEGQELPKWGHLGLKLQEAGIVVDVLKIRFLGIYDTVSSYSKNFSATPNFHNDVEELSLNDIGRAQTVIHFVAENEHRENFDLTHVHVGTERTFPGVHCDVGGAYEDGTETWEEIETSWTTSAKLKALRNQLIADAWYKEDQLKINPGFYLTLSGSRDLVKRYSYVPLHFMAEHGVQKTIPLTIKKLTDEKYSISEDALLVRVKDRLRSYAMENGKQYTFKRYKDVENAYGGASIPEQKYADYQREMKEQDDLRILRNKYLHWSARREGIGMDPTSDRVRVLH
- a CDS encoding DUF2931 family protein, which gives rise to MEEKYNWLGTVSAPQEYPMEVYKGAIIADDFSYGFDAIWGTQNTGWGNEGGTMSVETRLMEIPHKLEFTWYSLVERKFYTGKWDLDKEKINDLFKKGFIDQDNNKKTTYTNFIVGLAPKGKVVLWINGPGNQTEVGSFQAHDTIITKEKAYENAKYMLKEGFADRMLDDPSYETFKPEIRAKIKEQGYPNPDVYEVYREKFNWKPSVIVPEGGEWIDFGFNNYNGEQENLFAESLHNDTYQKRAVPKFCGFYWRDKGKNRYAVWIDSFDEKEIFDLFQKLGKDEKIDLVIKVNPDNTKASLSLKTEKQELPITKAKIRLSRKIE
- a CDS encoding type VI secretion system Vgr family protein, which translates into the protein MSTTPEQARGNSFRPSQNADGVSENHHTGINRLVKLSLVIEGKVIKYYKHFNLKQSAQRHHEFTLTLAHDTLGDRQTHTLEEANKFLGKRLTAVISYKDIDKSPERTFVGVITGVGFSQEKMSLGNIVLSGYSPTVLLDGAPHIQSFGGDKPVNMGIIAEEVIKQGIDKSRFDIRIDTNDYSQIIYSSQYDETHYNYLARMAEAYGEQFYYDGEVLHFGKLPPQNKPIKIVYGSSANDIKVELKAVHTKPQFYGYNSNKHEKLTSGATPIQHVGDLAKTAYEHNDKIFKTPSLRVAPVKATTHLDVEYSQKSTAGSEAVNVFNLSGSTTVPFLHPGCVVDVQMRKVDTNESSYFTKIMVTEAEHEIDTLGHYKGSFKGISSDTGFLPKPEFTAPKAEPQIATVISNADPEGQGRIQVRFDWQTSETTHFIRMMSPDAGGTDEITQNRGYVAIPEVGDQVMVNFVHNHPDRPFVMGGMFHGAVGLGGGVNNHLKSIQTRSGIRILMNDEEGSVNIIDPSGNYFFMDGKGNISVNAPKNFTLKAGENISITAGKEISIDAGESITSSANENIVATAGTDIMITATGDIKESSDTRTEMVEKEFRRQSETSNEIAGEIAMFSEKENMTMQSGKIVEFNSAEKSKLF
- the tssD gene encoding type VI secretion system tube protein TssD; amino-acid sequence: MAANSRGILKFNGSEGQKLLRLNYSVARSTDVSGRVASDPSNAIIKLTIEATEKSDILESLLNGKYKPTSGEVTFNKSHEEGTLITLNWENGYVIQHEVDFDAVDENSMLISFVISAEKINYGNSAYEGLWPSS
- a CDS encoding CCC motif membrane protein — protein: MNQQKLPNATAVLVLGIVSIIGCCCYGVVGIITGIIGLYLYKKDNELYKQNPDLYSDYSNLNTGRILCIIGLVLSVLYIAYLIVVISTLGWDAMKDPQLMQERIKELTGQ